TTGTGGCTCCATATCTGCTTGAAGATCGGCCCAAACGAGCTCCTACTCCTTCCATTTCCCGGCGATTTGATAGATCGGCTGTCGAATTTTCGCCGGTGATGAATAATAGTGGGAAAATGGGTAAGTTTGGGTGTTCTGTTTTCCGTCTTAGTTTTTTTTCCTATCTTTATGCCTTTTATGCGTATATTTTCAagcaatatttttgtttttattaagaGCATATTAGCAAAAAAAATACGTATTTTATGAGGAAAaggatgaaaaaataaatttaatgctTGTCTAAAAAGtagagaaaaattttcaaataagacccaaaaataaaattttaataaattttgtgaaacaaactaaaaataaaaatattccaaatactATGAAATACAAAGGACATATATTTATAAACTTGTgcttttttatttagttatacaaggaaataaaatataataaaagttcaaatatgtaatattaaaaggaaaaattaccatgtATAATACAACCTTTGTATAAAACATCCGATTAAGTTTAactattcatagttaatcaataattgatattattgtagggaaattaacaattattcatggtaatttttccaTATTAAAATTGTGGATGAGAAAGGTAGAAGAGTGGCTTTATTAGGGGTGCATctgattgaaaatttgaaaaaaataagattctttaacaacttaattccaaaaataagttccgtgaaaatttatttcccaaaataagcgtccgtacatccaagcctaggttcggcaagagtcgctgttagtaacggcgaaagagaaaaaaaaaattaaaagcccaaagtcgctgttactaacagcgacttaaaaaaaattaaaagcccaaagtcgctgttactaacagcgacttaaattttttatttattttttttttttttttgctgttaTCATGGTTAAGGAGAACAAATATGAGGAGGATAGTAGTTCTTTTTGGAAGCAACCCGATAGTTTTGTGTATACACCATGTCTAACGTTTAGCCAAGAGTATAGGGGGACAAGCCCAAAGATCCTTAAAGATAGGACTAAATATTTGATGGTGGTTGTAAGTGGTGGCATGAATCAACAGAGAAATCAGATTGTGGACGCTGTTGTTATCGCCAGGATTCTCGGAGCTGCCCTTGTTGTCCCAGTTCTCCAAGTCAACATTGTCTGGGGGGATGAGAGGTAGCAATTAGTCCATTATCATTTTCTATTTACTATTCCAAGATTGATTGACCGATAGTTTCATTGATGTAATGTTGATTATGTAGTGAATTCTCGGATATATTCGATTTAGAGCACTTCAAGAGAACTCTTGCAGAAGACGTGCGAATCGTTTTGTCACTTCCACAACGCACTTGAGGATCAAACCGCCAGAGGAGAGTCAAACTCCCTTTCATGCCACTCCAAGGTGGATCTGTCAACACTACCATGGAAAggtaacatttaatttattactcAATTGCAGGTTTCTTTTcacagcaagtcttgtatgagaccgtttcaccgtgagacgagcccatacaagcagcccattaatacaaatacataaaaaaaaatgaaatctaaATTCACACATGTATTTGGTTGACACaattgagaccgtctcacggtgagacggcctcaataaagaattagtgttCTTTTCATGGTCTCACAAACTTGTACGTTCAATTTAGAATTATTACTTGATGTTTGTTGCAAAATTTGATCTTTGCCCACTTaagtttattaatcattgatttgttttaaatgaGTAATATATTGACTGTTGTAGAAATTGTTGTGTTTTTTCATGTACAAATGGCCCCATCTTAGTATTTTCCTTTATATTGTCTAAAATGTAGGTTACGCTGCTGCACAAACTTGGTCATGTCAAATGGGACATGTtcctgttactaacagcaaaaaaaaaaaattattattattattatttttttttaagtcgctgttagtaacagcgactttgggcttttaattttttttttaagtcgctgttggtaacagcgactttgggcttttaattttttttttctctttcgctgttagtaacagcgactcttgccgaacctaggcttggatgtacggacgcttattttgggaaataagttttcacggagcttatttttggaattaagttgttaaataatcttatttttttcaaattttcgcatCTGATTTGTAGACAACCTAAATTAgatccaataaaaaaaattgcaattTCTGCAAACAAgacattttaacttatttttcaaaataagtgtttgttagattatgatgaaaataaacctaaaataaaaatagtttgcTATTATCAACAACAGGCCATTTAAAAGAAAAGCAAAAAAGTTGAACAGCAATTGCCTGGTGTTACTAACATTTTCATTTTCCTCAAACGCTCTTCTTATCGCACTTACTatatcatcttcttcaatcatATTGTTTCACGACCGGTGATGAACGAACGGGATGATTATCACCATCATCTTCTTGTAAATCATCAAGCCATGATCATTCATCATCaccattattcattcatcacttttcctttctattttttctttttccgattCTAACATGTAATTCTTTTCAAGAAAAGAAAATCACGAAAAACcaaaagtaaaaagaaaataggTTGTTCTTGTATTTATTCTCGTACGATAACTGGAAAAAAATATGATACTTCCAACGGGCAGGAAAAGGAAAGCCAAGAATAAAATGATCAAATACAATCATCAAAGTTATGCCCAAGTTATGGAAAAAGGACAAGAACAACATTGTCAACAAAATTAATCCCCAGAAATCATTCAAAATGAGGatctaaaaaccaaaaaaaggtCTATCATGGATGATCTTTTTCGGTTTATTGTTGAATGAGCTTTTCGTCATCATTCTTGTGCAGCAACAGGTTTTGCATCTTTGAAATAGTCGTGTCTGTCATTACCATCAAACAGATAAACAACGTTAGCAAGTAAATCAAAGATTGAATAGCAACTACGCAAAGGTAATAATCGAAGTCGAGTTCCGAGTAAAAGCTTGTAAACTGTGACTCTAACCAGGGCAAACTCAAAGTTTTGAGAGAAACCTCAGCCAGACTGGAAATGAAATAATTAGATAAATCAAAACCAAACGGCCGTTATATAAACTGTTTGAAAGTTGCCGCGACATTAAACCATGTTGTATAAAAGTGCATGAAATTTCACAGTCAAAACGCCGCATTGACTGTTAAATTACGTGTAACGCCCGTTATTTTACCGCTATAACGATATTTCGCCGTTACAATGTTATAACGTGTTTGAAAGTTGCCGCGACATTGGATCATGTTATATAGTGGTGCATGAAATTTCATGGTCAAAACGCCGTGTTGACCGTTATATAATGTGTAACGCCTGTTATTTTACCGTTATTACGATATTTCACTATTACAACGTTATTTCACCGTTACAACGTTATTTGTCTTcccgttaaaattttattaatacccattaactttaattattaagaTTACTTAAATTACAATTACTCATAATTTtagttaataaataaaataattaacaaaaaactaataagttaattaattatacactaaaaaaaatctcaaatatGGCAATTATAATAGCTAGTTGCATATTATTGCTCAACAACAAAAGCAATTATAAGTTTAAAACAccttatgtgatttttttttttaaatcacaatGCATCGGCCACGATTCGTGTTATTTATCCATTACAGCTGTTTTTCGCGACTGCGACCGTGATTTTTTTCCATGACATAATGCTCAATATGCAATTTCCTATATATTACATAGTTTCGATATGTTTTGTGAATCCAAATTCGTAAGAGCAAAAACTTAACTGCCCCTTCACCCGAACTGCTCGCACTAAATTAGTAGGCCATCTCACCGAGAGACGGTCTAAACAAAGAATTATTGAATTTGATATTCATATTTCAAAGAATGAATAGAGAAGACTTACTTAATCTTCCGAGTGAGTTGGTAAATACCAGTTCCAGCCATAGCCACGTTCACACTGAAAAGATTCCAGTTTTTCTGTAACCAAGAGGGAAAATATCAGCATCGTTAAGCAACGAGCAAAAATAGTAAAAGGGTTCAAATAATTCCTTTAGCTTGATTGAAAGAATCCTCTCATTTGTTTCAAAATCGTGCGAATCACAGAAAAAGCCGAGTATCACTGATAAATACAAAGTGAAGGCTTTGCTATGTGCGTTTGATAGGTTTCGGACTTTCGGTTCAGGAGTTCCTAGTATGTTTTTATTATACTAAAGCTTCATAGACCACTTGCATGTTACACAAAGCATCGAGATAATAAGCAAAACAGATACAGTACTTAAACAAGGTAAACACTCGTATAAACAATTACGCCACATGTAAATTTCGTAGATCTAAAATAAAACTCAAATGATTTTCAACTTACGACCACCCCAGAAGCCTTTCATGTTAAGTAACTAATTATAATACAGTAAAGCAGTCCTCACAGCATTTATTATAAGCCTAGAGTGAAGATCACAAGCGGAACTGCAGACGCATAGTACAGAGAAAAACATAAAGCTCTGAAAAATTCTGCAATACTAAAAGTTGGAGCAATAACAAAAGCGCCTACTTCTAAGACAAAACCGTgtcaacatattttttttaggttCTATTGGCCTCTTTCCTCCTTCGATTTCAATAATGGCCCCACCCCCAAGTCATACACCGACATTCATGAAAATTTGACTTTATGCCAGGAGCGATACAATGGCAATGATAATGGAAAGTCAATGTAACTTAGTAGGAAAATCTCTAGACAACTTCAATCGTGACGTTTGTTCTACTTcaatcatcattcattctacacaatattcatttcaatgcattaccatttatAGGTGTGGCATCGGTATCAgttggtaatggaaaattataaataaaaaaactttttgtgatcaaagttttatcACTATGGGAATAACATTATCTAAGtcaaaggaaaaggaaaaagtaAAACTTACAGGCGTAATTACAATACTGTAGCGAGACCAAATGACTCCAGTAGCGGTGACCGCTGAAAAGAACAAGCACAAGGGTGTTGGCGCGAAAAAacagagtaaaacaaaatactattaaaaacattatataatacaaaaaaaGTACAGTGTGGATATGCATGGCCGCTAGTTTCAGACATAGACAAGTACCTATTTGCTGAGGATAAGACAATTTCTCAGGTGGTTTAGCAAAGTCGGCAATGTTGGCTATACTAATGCCCCATTTGAAAGTAGGAGCCCAAAAATGAACTGCAATGAAAAATAGGATTTTGGTGAATCGGTAAAGTGAGATGGGAAAATATGCTAATAAATGAGGACATCACAAGAAAACAGTTGACAATATAATCATGTAGCACGAAACATAAGAAAACTTTTTCATACCGAACTTTTCAAACACTTCAAAACTTCATATAGCTGACATATGAATGTAGTTCTTGATAGAATCTCAGGCCATTAGTTATCTGATTTTGACttacaaaatattatatcaGCAATATTACAAGTTCAACTCTAAGAAAATCCTCTATTTCTCTAGGCAAATATTTGATCTTGGTTTAGGATGAGAAATAAGGGTTCTGCTTCATAAGTTTTGAAAATACAAAACCCGCTACAAGCAAACGTCTTTCCTAAAAAATTGCATTCAACAGTTTCTCAAAAATACATGCTCTATGCTCATGTTCATTTCTCATACTATCTATTTAGGATAAAATCGTCTCAACTTGAGCATTCTCGAATAGGCTGCTCaattgttatgcacaaaacctCCTTTTATAAGATCAATTTGGCAGAATGTTCCCCCAATTAGACGACATATACTATATGCTGATAGATCTTAGCTATATCTTAATCAAGAATATAATTCAATATGTTAACTAACGAATTTTATGACAAACTATACAAGCTAATAACCAAAATGCCCCACTGCAAAGCCGCCAGTAgctaaaatccaaaaaaaaagtcTAAAAAAACATAAGACAACCATCTCAAGCTCTTCATTGCAATTCTAAAACTTTTTTCGAATATCTTACATTTTAGGATGGTAACCCACTCATGGTGCTTCAATTTGAACAAAAGTGTGAATTGCATTCCTAGATTAGCCTAGTCTACGCATGGACGCATACATGTATTGTACTATTAGCAAATCAACATTGAGTAAAGGGAGAGTTGTAGTAACGACAATCTGACACGTCATATTACACCAAATTACCAACAAGATAGTCCCTCTTCCCTCCTTACGAAACAACAATCTCTaatcttcaaataatttgaCATTTCACATTGTTTTAAGTCAAAGAATATAATGAGTGCTTGCAGCCGACGTTAGAACAAGTCACACAATTTTTTCAGGACAAAATACTCTTAACTAGTCTCACACAATTTCATATGATATCACAAGTACTTGCCATATAGTTCGATAAATTAAAATTCTTACCTCCCCATGAATGCTTTAACATTAGATTCTGACATGATAATTCATATCATTTATCGCTAAAGCTATCAAGTAAATTTTACCACACACTTTTAAGTGAATACTTAAAAAAACCAGCTAAAGCAATCTATTGGTTAAATCAGCAAGTACACTTAGGTAGGTACTCTCGACCATTTATCAAGTCGAGCCAAAAGCTCCTTTGACGAGATCATTTAGGCTTTACCAAAACTTGGTACTAGCATAATCTTATCGGAAAATCATGTCTACCTTAAGGACACAAATTTGAAAGTTCAATGACAACAATGCCAAAATTCAATCCCAAAATACTAGAATCAAATGCGTGAATCAATAGATTAGTCTCTTTGTCACAACAAAAGTTACAGAATAACTTCACTAAGCTACCATTAACTTAATCAGTATAAATCAACCAATATGCATAATTCACCATCTATTTTGCTGAGATTATTCACTTCACCTAAAGTATTCATGCACAACACCACAATCTATGTTACTTGTACTCGGTATTGATACGTGTCCAAGTCTCGGATacatctaaatattcaattttacgcctaaaatgatgAAGTGTCTAactgccataccaatgtccgagcatcaaggatcggacacgggtacgtgaagcaaaatgagtccgagtaacatagatcACAACATGGATATATAAGAATATTGTTTCATTTTGAACGAATACTGGCATTTGAAATTATTGAATATCCCAATCTCAATCTAAATTTAGCTCTCTTCATATCCTTTGCAAAATAACCCAGATGCCCATCTTTCCAAATCACTAAACCGGCACAACTCATACAAAATCCATTATTTCTAAAAACTAATAGCTCTCAATATTCAACAAATCTCCACATTACCCATCAAGATTTCTTCTTTTCAAGGTCAATTTCAATAAGACAATCAATTAAAACAGAAATAGATACTAAATGATGCAAGATAAATCCAATTGAAAAATTAGTGTCAATAAttaacatattttcatgatattaatcccacaaaaaaaatgaaatcagccaatattaacaaaaaaatcgaAATAGGAAAcccttaaataaaatgaaagggAGAAAAGTAACTGGTTTTAGGGCCGGCGGGATGATTCCATAAAGCTTGAAGCTTTGAAGTCGCCATGGAGTCTCTTATCTTCTGCTTCTTCAAAGAAGATTATCCCTCGATTTTTTCTTTGgattttattgaaaataaatcaatataGTCGATGTCAGTGGGTTTTGCTTTTGCCCTTTGGAAAAAGACAGTCAAAAGAGAGAGAGCTTTGGTATGACTTTTCTCCGGCCTGTATCAATGTTCATGATTCTCAGCCGTTCATCCAATCTTCTTGTGAGTTTATGGGTAGAGGTGTGCAAAGAGTCGGGTGGGGCGGGACGATCGGGTCGGGCGGATCATTTTTAATAGGCTTGAAGCCTACGATGCAAACGAGGAACAAGGCAGAATAATTTTATATACTCCTGAGTCCTGACCCACtcattttaacattatttattattttaattcgactttattattttatataatctcATTAATTCATCTTAAATTTCTTCTTTTGCTATTTTCTTCTTTTGCCCCTTTTCTACTTGAAGTATTATTCTCTTCTAGCTTTTGCTCATCATCTGAAAACCCTAAATGGAGTTAGAACAGTTTTGTCTGTTGTTCAAACTCTCTTTAATGCTTTACAATGTTCAGAGCTGAAAGAGATATGTTCTTTTTTTGGGTATGAATCCCAACTCAATGAACTTAAAGACACTGTCGATACTGTAAAATCTGTACTCCTTGATGCTGAGCACAAGAAGGTATTGTCTAATAAAGAACTACTTTATGTCCAACAGCTAAAAGATGCTGTTTATGATGCAGATGATCTACTTGATGAGTTTGTTACTCTAGCAGATCAAAAGCAGCTGATGAAGAGTGGGAAACCGTCAGAAAAGGTTCGTCGCTTTTTTTCTCGTTACAATTCTCTTGTTGTTGCTTATAATATGTCTCGAGAGGTTAAGAAGATTAAGAAGAAGTTGGAGGCTATTACCAACAATTATAATCAGTTTGGGTTTAGTGTAGACTCTCAGCCTATTAGAGAGAGAAGGGAGGAGACTTGTTCTTATGTGTATGCGAATCAAATTGTTGGGAGGGAGgatgatttgaaaaaaattgtgGGGCTTTTGATGGATTCTAATTATGATCAAAAGAATAATGTTTCTTTTCTTACTATTGTGGGGATTGGTGGGTTGGGAAAAACTGCTTTGGCTCAACTTGTATATAATGATGCAAGAGTTGCATCCTCTGCTGTATTTGCATTGAAGATGTGGACTTGTGTATCTGATCATGATCAAGAACACTTGAATGTTAATGGGATTCTTCGTAAGATTCTGGCTTCAACTGGTGAAAACATATCAATGGAGGGATTCTCTATGGATATGGTGCAATGCCATCTTCGAGCAAAACTAGCAAGCAACAGATTCTTGCTCATTTTAGATGATGTTTGGTGTGAGAATCGCAACCAGTGGCAAAACTTGGAAGAGTACTTATTGGGTGGTCAGAAAGGGAGTTGGGTAATAGTCACAACACGTTCGCATAGGACGGCAAGTATTGTACGTAGTGATTTAACGCATAAATTAGAAGGCTTGTGGGAAGAGAAGGCGTGGGATTTGTTTGAAAAGACCGCGTTTGAATCGGACCGTGTACACTCGTATGATAGGTTGGTCAAGATCgggaaacacattgttcgaggATGTGCTGGGGTTCCCCTTGCTATTAGAGTGGCAGGAAGTCTGTTGTATGGTCAACATATAAGTAAGTGGATAACATTTCAGGAGATTGGAGTATGCAATTTTAAAGAAAGCAAAAATGATATCATGCCTATATTGAAACTAAGTTATGATCAACTTGAGTCTCCACTCAAGAGTTGTTTCACTTATTCTGCAATATTTCCCAAGAATTGCGAGATAGAAAAGGAGATGTTGATAGGCCTTTGGATGGCACAAGGTTACATTGTTTGTCATGATAATGATCAGGGGATCAAAGATGTTGCAGAAGAATACATTTCCATTTTGCTGCAAAGATGTTTTTTCCAAGATGTAAAACACGATGAGTATGGTGGTATTGTCTCGTTCAAAATACACGATCTCATGCATGACATTGCTCAAACAGTCGCGGGAAAAGAGATTTGTGTGTCTACGAATGTTACTACCGTGGATGGAAATGTTCGACATCTAGCTTGTGAAGTAAGTGACATCAAACAAGCCTCCTGTTGTCAGGCACGCATCCGATCATTTTTTGGTCGTGGAATGAGCTCAGTTAGCAGTGACGGCATTCTGAAGGATTTGATAGAAAATTGGAAGTGGCTGAGGGTACTGACCTTGAACTTGCTTGATAGCAAGAGCTTACCAAGCTCAATAGgcaaattgatacatttaagatACTTAGATCTCTCAGAAAACAGGGAGTTGGAAGTGCTTCCTAACTCAATTGTAAAGTTGTACAATCTACAAACTTTAAAATTAGAACGATGTTTAAGCTTAAAAGAGTTGCCAAAAAATTTGAGCAAGCTAGAAAAGTTGAGTGAATTGAACATAAAAGGATGTGAGGAGCTAACGTCAATGAATCGAGGCATTAACAAGCTAACTCGCCTTCACACACTAACAAAGTTTGAGGTGGATGGAGTAAGTTCGAGTTGGAAGTGTTGGTTTGATCAGTTTGAGGAACTAAAAGATCTTAACAACCTAAAAGGGAACCTTTGCATCAATATAAGAATCCCCAATAATGTTACAATAGTGgagaaagaaggaagaagagaaagaggaTATTTGAAGAACAAGGAACATCtagattatatttttattgagttgaGGGAAAAACGAgtatatgatgatgaagaaacaaTAAGGCTGATGGAAGTGATGGAAGAGATGCAACCACATACTAATCTTAAAGGCTTAACGTTGAAAAAAATGAGAATATCAAGTTGGATGAAGGAGAATAACTTGGTGACCTTGCTCCCAAATCTCATTCATTTACATCTTCTAGATTTAGAAATGGATAGCTCATACAAGTTAACATGTTTGGGAAAACTTCCCCATCTAAAATGCCTTATTCTTCGTGGGATGAAGAATTTGGAGTACATAATTGAAGATAGCTCTGAAACTAGTAAAGAATCATCCTTGTTTCCATCTCTTGAATCAATTGAGTTAAATAAACTAAAAGAGCTGAAAGAATGGAGGTGGAGGTTAGGGTTGATGGAGCCCCTATGTCTTTCTAAATTGAAAACATTAGAGATAATTGAATGCCCAAATCTAGTTGCTATTTTGCAGTGTCCTTTATTAAAAGACCTAATTTTGAAGGACTTCAATAAGACACTACAAATAATAACAGTTTTGGAGGATGAGAAAGGAAAGATCAATTCCCCCAAATTAGTGAACATTGAAGTAGACCATGTGGCTTGGCTTAGTTTGTTGGCTATGCCTGCAGTTGCTTTTCAGTGTCTTACtaagttgaaaataaaaaatgatcaagAGGTGGAGTCATTGAGAGAAATTGAGGTGGTCTTTCACCACTCTTCTTTTTCCTTAAAATTCTTGTATATTGAAAGTTGTGGGAAGTTAAGGAGTATTGTGGGTGGAGGGTTGGAGCATCTCATTGCGTTGGAGACGTTAAATATCAGTTGTTGCTCAAATTTGAAGGTAAATGAAGGCACACCATGGCAACCACCTTTTCATCACTCGCTCCGGGAATTGACACTGTATAATCTCCCCCAGCTTATAGATGTTCCCAGTTGGATTCAATTTTTAACCTCCCTTCAAACCCTCCGAATTTTGAGATGTCAAGGAATAGAAATCTTGCCGGATTGGATGTCCAAACTCACTTCCCTTGTCAAGATTAGTATTTGGAAATGTTCACAACTCCTCAGACAAAGATGCCAAAATCTGCCCCTCAATCCAGATATCCCTTCCATTAATCCAGATATCCCTTCCATTAGTTTTAGGTAAGAATACTTCTtttgtttcattatattttCTATGGTTTCTTTATTTAACCATTTTGGGTTACTTTCTACATTACTATATTTGGCAAACACTAACTTAGTAAAAGTTCTCTTATTAGAATTCATTGAAGTGTTCATTTGTTACCCACATGTGAGTTGTCTAACATCAGAGAATGAGAAGAGTATACATTTCTTTATAAACTTGAGGAGTAACTTCTACTACTACCAATTCGTTTAACACTCAACCTTCTTTAGGTTTGTGTGTGAATTAACTCTTCTCCTTCTCGTTTGGGTAacttttctaaattctaacaaaATCTATTGTTAAAAGTGAATGAAGTTCTTGTTAACAATGTTTTGTATGATCACTTTGGTTGATATTTGAAGCTACGCATCAGCCGCAGTGCGTGATGTAGGAACGTTTGAAGCCCTTCAATATCTTAATGAAGTGAAGGATTTGTTTCGGGATCAAAGGGAAAAGTATGACTTGTTCTTGTTGATCTTAAAAAAGTTTAAGAACAGTAGGTAAGATTTCAGTTTTCATAGGGTTATTTGCATGCTCATTTTGATGTTAAACGATAAGAGGATATAATAATATAGGAttgatagaatatataatctttGGTTTATGGTTTTGGTA
This genomic stretch from Amaranthus tricolor cultivar Red isolate AtriRed21 chromosome 9, ASM2621246v1, whole genome shotgun sequence harbors:
- the LOC130824306 gene encoding mitochondrial pyruvate carrier 4, giving the protein MATSKLQALWNHPAGPKTIHFWAPTFKWGISIANIADFAKPPEKLSYPQQIAVTATGVIWSRYSIVITPKNWNLFSVNVAMAGTGIYQLTRKIKHDYFKDAKPVAAQE
- the LOC130824305 gene encoding putative disease resistance protein RGA1, with the protein product MKSGKPSEKVRRFFSRYNSLVVAYNMSREVKKIKKKLEAITNNYNQFGFSVDSQPIRERREETCSYVYANQIVGREDDLKKIVGLLMDSNYDQKNNVSFLTIVGIGGLGKTALAQLVYNDARVASSAVFALKMWTCVSDHDQEHLNVNGILRKILASTGENISMEGFSMDMVQCHLRAKLASNRFLLILDDVWCENRNQWQNLEEYLLGGQKGSWVIVTTRSHRTASIVRSDLTHKLEGLWEEKAWDLFEKTAFESDRVHSYDRLVKIGKHIVRGCAGVPLAIRVAGSLLYGQHISKWITFQEIGVCNFKESKNDIMPILKLSYDQLESPLKSCFTYSAIFPKNCEIEKEMLIGLWMAQGYIVCHDNDQGIKDVAEEYISILLQRCFFQDVKHDEYGGIVSFKIHDLMHDIAQTVAGKEICVSTNVTTVDGNVRHLACEVSDIKQASCCQARIRSFFGRGMSSVSSDGILKDLIENWKWLRVLTLNLLDSKSLPSSIGKLIHLRYLDLSENRELEVLPNSIVKLYNLQTLKLERCLSLKELPKNLSKLEKLSELNIKGCEELTSMNRGINKLTRLHTLTKFEVDGVSSSWKCWFDQFEELKDLNNLKGNLCINIRIPNNVTIVEKEGRRERGYLKNKEHLDYIFIELREKRVYDDEETIRLMEVMEEMQPHTNLKGLTLKKMRISSWMKENNLVTLLPNLIHLHLLDLEMDSSYKLTCLGKLPHLKCLILRGMKNLEYIIEDSSETSKESSLFPSLESIELNKLKELKEWRWRLGLMEPLCLSKLKTLEIIECPNLVAILQCPLLKDLILKDFNKTLQIITVLEDEKGKINSPKLVNIEVDHVAWLSLLAMPAVAFQCLTKLKIKNDQEVESLREIEVVFHHSSFSLKFLYIESCGKLRSIVGGGLEHLIALETLNISCCSNLKVNEGTPWQPPFHHSLRELTLYNLPQLIDVPSWIQFLTSLQTLRILRCQGIEILPDWMSKLTSLVKISIWKCSQLLRQRCQNLPLNPDIPSINPDIPSISFSYASAAVRDVGTFEALQYLNEVKDLFRDQREKYDLFLLILKKFKNSRMDVEGVIARIKILFEGHNDLIDGFNCFLPEGFEITVDDEAKPS